One Aethina tumida isolate Nest 87 chromosome 5, icAetTumi1.1, whole genome shotgun sequence genomic window carries:
- the LOC109606704 gene encoding 40S ribosomal protein S21, translating to MENDAGDFVDLYCPRKCSASNRIIHAKDHASIQLSIAEVDPQTGRMTENSKSYALCGAIRRMGESDDCIVRLTKKDGVIAKNF from the exons ATGGAAAACGACGCTGGAGATTTCGTTGACTTGTACTGCCCAAGGAAATG cTCTGCTAGCAACAGAATTATCCACGCCAAGGACCATGCTTCAATCCAGTTGAGCATCGCCGAAGTGGACCCCCAAACCGGCAGAATGACCGAGAACTCCAAAAGTTATGCACTCTGTGGAGCCATCAGGCGTATGGGAGAATCAGATGACTGCATTGTTAGGTTGACCAAAAAAGACGGAGTTATTGCTAA GAACTTTTAa
- the LOC109603082 gene encoding uncharacterized protein LOC109603082 codes for MLLNNFLRGRAPQQESAMEVLLVEDYKFQTVMPPIISRMVHAFFPDITKTDRNDILTGVIYLLALECGFVPVELKGQYKNSQFNYSQVLSLSSYCPVEWKYKHFSRFALALPGCEAECNLHIIPLQEDCIVDMTCGSQMYKTIIDPLTYFTSSRTDISMEKLQNLNHLSKLLKDDVINPCKQQILHNNNQRVACLEDIPHEAKLQICSYLSGRDLVRFGMTSKCFYEVQKDVFLWRERLKKEFLTYQVPEETYELLKAEYSKMYINQKRRQKILTSIHR; via the exons ATGTTGCTAAACAATTTTCTAAGAGGTCGTGCACCGCAACAAGAATCCG CCATGGAGGTATTGCTCGTCGAAGACTACAAGTTTCAAACTGTTATGCCGCCGATAATTAGCAGAATGGTGCACGCATTTTTTCCGGACATAACTAAAACCGACCGAAATGACATATTAACAGGTGTCATATACTTGTTGGCTCTTGAATGTGGCTTCGTACCAGTTGAGTTAAAAGGCCAGTACAAAAATAGTCAGTTTAATTATTCACAAGTTTTGAGTTTGTCAAGTTACTGTCCAGTTGAATGGAAATATAAGCACTTTAGTAGATTTGCATTAGCATTACCCGGTTGTGAAGCTGAGtgcaatttacatataataccTCTTCAAGAAGACTGTATTGTGGATATGACTTGTGGAAGTCAAATGTATAAAACCATTATAGAtcctttaacatattttaccaGTTCAAGAACTGATATATCCATGGAAAAGCTTCAGAATTTGAACCACCTATCAAAACTCCTCAAGGATGATGTTATAAATCCATGTAAACAACAGATTTTACACAATAATAATCAAAGAGTTGCTTGCTTGGAGGATATACCACATGAAGCCAAATTGCAGATTTGTTCATACTTATCTGGAAGAGATTTGGTAAGATTTGGAATGACttctaaatgtttttatgaGGTACAAAAGGATGTATTTTTGTGGAGGGAACGTTTAAAGAaggaatttttaacatatcaaGTGCCTGAGGAAACATATGAACTTCTCAAGGCtgaatattctaaaatgtatataaatcaaaaacgtAGACAAAAAATTCTGACTTCAATACATCGTTGA